One Halostella salina genomic region harbors:
- a CDS encoding RsmB/NOP family class I SAM-dependent RNA methyltransferase yields the protein MDTLERYRPLVDDFDAFLDACRRPLPSAVRVNTIKASVERATAALDAEGVGWERAAWNDRVMTVDTDRPGNTWPYYHGWLHGQEEVSALPASALDPDPGERVWDACAAPGSKTTHLAALMDDRGLLVANDSNLGRLSALRSNAERLGVTNVAVTNQDARNFSLKPFGGEEFDRALVDAPCSCEGTIRKNPDALDGWSLDHVRGVAGVQKGILRRAVQATREGGTVVYSTCTFAPEENEAVLDHVLREADCRIVDHGLPVDCAPGVTEWEGESYDPSVRKAARIYPHFQDTGGFFVAKLEVGA from the coding sequence ATGGACACGCTGGAACGGTACCGCCCCCTCGTCGACGACTTCGACGCCTTCCTCGACGCCTGCCGGCGGCCGCTCCCCTCGGCCGTCCGGGTCAACACGATCAAGGCGTCCGTCGAGCGGGCGACCGCCGCACTCGACGCCGAAGGCGTCGGCTGGGAGCGGGCGGCCTGGAACGACCGCGTCATGACGGTGGACACGGACCGCCCGGGCAACACGTGGCCGTACTACCACGGCTGGCTCCACGGGCAGGAGGAAGTGTCGGCGCTGCCCGCGAGCGCGCTCGACCCGGACCCTGGCGAGCGCGTCTGGGACGCCTGCGCCGCGCCGGGGAGCAAGACCACCCACCTCGCCGCGCTGATGGACGACCGCGGCCTGCTGGTCGCCAACGACAGCAACCTCGGCCGCCTCTCGGCGCTGCGCTCGAACGCCGAGCGCCTCGGCGTCACGAACGTCGCCGTGACGAACCAGGACGCCCGCAACTTCTCGCTGAAGCCGTTCGGCGGCGAGGAGTTCGACCGTGCGCTCGTCGACGCACCCTGCTCCTGCGAGGGGACGATCCGCAAGAACCCCGACGCCCTCGACGGCTGGTCGCTGGACCACGTCCGCGGGGTCGCCGGCGTCCAGAAGGGGATCCTCCGCCGCGCCGTGCAGGCGACCCGCGAGGGCGGCACCGTCGTCTACTCCACCTGCACGTTCGCCCCCGAGGAGAACGAGGCGGTCCTCGACCACGTGCTCCGCGAGGCGGACTGCCGGATCGTCGACCACGGTCTCCCGGTCGACTGCGCCCCCGGCGTCACGGAGTGGGAGGGCGAGTCGTACGACCCGAGCGTCCGCAAGGCCGCCCGGATCTACCCGCACTTTCAGGACACCGGCGGCTTCTTCGTGGCGAAACTGGAGGTGGGCGCATGA
- a CDS encoding DUF7122 family protein, protein MSGDAPTNVGQRFDRLSATPDDREVEGRASRREILDWWDERFGVPPETFDDHTLWEKGAGKIWIFAGDTPSPVEIEGLGMTFMRTRQEHWKPTTEAVQRFGDRAERNVISLSREAAERFVAGEDQALDWDGDWGYLIAAHELAGADAPLGVGLYVHGELRSRVPKGRRREF, encoded by the coding sequence ATGAGCGGCGACGCCCCCACCAACGTCGGCCAGCGGTTCGACCGCCTCTCGGCGACCCCCGACGACCGCGAGGTGGAGGGGCGCGCCTCGCGCCGCGAGATCCTCGACTGGTGGGACGAGCGCTTCGGCGTCCCGCCCGAGACGTTCGACGACCACACGCTCTGGGAGAAGGGCGCGGGGAAGATCTGGATATTCGCCGGCGACACCCCCTCGCCGGTCGAAATCGAGGGCCTCGGCATGACGTTCATGCGCACCCGGCAGGAGCACTGGAAGCCCACGACCGAGGCCGTCCAGCGCTTCGGCGACCGCGCCGAGCGCAACGTGATCAGCCTCTCCCGCGAGGCGGCCGAGCGGTTCGTCGCCGGCGAGGACCAGGCACTCGACTGGGACGGCGACTGGGGCTACCTGATCGCGGCCCACGAACTCGCGGGCGCGGACGCGCCGCTCGGCGTCGGCCTGTACGTCCACGGCGAACTCCGGTCGCGCGTGCCCAAGGGACGGCGGCGGGAGTTCTGA
- a CDS encoding DUF3592 domain-containing protein → MSPDTSITVGNREIDPVRGGLLVMLVSVAVIGYGGFDYYQQQQAVADAEPVNATILETGVDSDSSGSSTDVDYYPTVRFEYTYDGERYTSTDVYPASVRQSYDTESAARDVVDEYEVDSTVTAYTVPSSPGDGFLRKQQSDGPFTAMGIGGVMLLLGGYSVLRGYRS, encoded by the coding sequence ATGTCCCCGGATACGAGCATCACCGTCGGGAACCGGGAGATCGACCCCGTTCGCGGCGGGCTACTGGTCATGCTGGTCAGCGTCGCGGTCATCGGGTACGGCGGCTTCGACTACTACCAGCAGCAACAGGCGGTCGCGGACGCGGAGCCGGTGAACGCGACGATCCTGGAGACGGGCGTCGACTCCGACAGCTCCGGGTCGAGCACGGACGTCGACTACTACCCCACCGTCCGGTTCGAGTACACGTACGACGGCGAACGGTACACGTCGACCGACGTGTACCCGGCGTCGGTACGGCAGTCGTACGACACCGAATCCGCCGCGCGCGATGTCGTCGACGAGTACGAGGTCGACAGCACGGTCACGGCGTACACGGTCCCGTCGTCGCCCGGCGACGGCTTCCTCCGGAAACAGCAGTCCGACGGGCCGTTCACGGCGATGGGCATCGGTGGCGTGATGCTGCTGCTCGGCGGCTACTCGGTGCTGCGTGGCTACCGGTCGTAG
- a CDS encoding DUF790 family protein, translated as MLTKDLLRVSRAGGGYHPQFAGREHRPLAAKALGTFQGHVGEERGDLDDALEALEREGDDFKLVRGFAHLLEREARFETRAGVDPERARKEAFAAGEAVGVVTNAERETALSRAADALGTDPGTVETALYADREDRQVLAAFDARWSPDELVAQYNLSLAQTALFDATEIRARSSDPKALVSAVKRLRLMYEILRLDGGEREVVVTGPTRLFRATRRYGTRFARLLRTLAKASEWRLTATIDDRGTERELRLSDDDPVRVPDAEPVAEVSYDSGVEADFAARFESLGLDWNLVREPEPLAAGSRVMIPDFAFEYEHADFRVFFEIMGFWTPEYVEKKLSQLDAVEDVELLVAVDESLGVGEEIVARDHRAIPYSGSVRIKDVRDALRRYEDDLVAESAAALPGELAPEDDAVTLAKLAERHGVSEAAVEAKAFPEHELVGRTLVRPDVLDALADEIEAEMSLSEAEAVLDGYGIDDASATLSRLGYRVEWEGLGGGTVREREG; from the coding sequence ATGCTGACGAAGGACCTCCTGCGCGTCTCGCGGGCCGGCGGCGGCTACCACCCGCAGTTCGCCGGGCGCGAACACCGGCCGCTGGCGGCGAAGGCCCTCGGGACGTTCCAGGGCCACGTCGGCGAGGAACGCGGCGACCTGGACGACGCGCTGGAGGCGCTGGAGCGCGAGGGCGACGACTTCAAGCTCGTTCGCGGGTTCGCGCACCTGCTGGAACGGGAGGCCCGGTTCGAGACCCGCGCCGGCGTCGACCCGGAGCGGGCGCGGAAGGAGGCGTTCGCCGCGGGCGAGGCGGTCGGCGTCGTGACCAACGCCGAGCGCGAGACGGCGCTCTCGCGGGCGGCCGACGCGCTCGGGACCGACCCCGGCACCGTCGAGACGGCGCTGTACGCCGACCGGGAGGACCGGCAGGTGCTCGCCGCCTTCGACGCGCGCTGGTCGCCCGACGAGCTGGTCGCGCAGTACAACCTCTCGCTGGCCCAGACCGCGCTGTTCGACGCGACGGAGATCCGCGCGCGCTCGTCGGACCCGAAGGCGCTCGTCTCGGCGGTCAAGCGCCTCCGGCTGATGTACGAGATCCTGCGGCTCGACGGCGGCGAGCGCGAGGTGGTCGTGACGGGACCGACGCGGCTGTTCCGCGCGACGCGGCGCTACGGGACGCGGTTCGCCCGGCTCCTGCGGACGCTGGCGAAAGCGTCGGAGTGGCGGCTCACGGCGACCATCGACGACCGCGGTACGGAGCGCGAACTGCGCCTCTCCGACGACGACCCCGTCAGGGTGCCCGACGCCGAACCGGTCGCGGAGGTGAGCTACGACAGCGGCGTCGAGGCCGACTTCGCGGCACGGTTCGAGTCGCTCGGCCTGGACTGGAATCTGGTCCGCGAACCCGAACCGCTCGCCGCCGGGTCGCGGGTGATGATCCCCGACTTCGCGTTCGAGTACGAGCACGCGGACTTCCGCGTCTTCTTCGAGATCATGGGGTTCTGGACACCGGAGTACGTCGAGAAGAAGCTCTCGCAACTCGACGCCGTCGAGGACGTGGAGCTGCTCGTCGCCGTCGACGAGAGCCTCGGCGTCGGCGAGGAGATCGTCGCCCGCGACCACCGCGCCATCCCCTACTCCGGGAGCGTCCGGATCAAGGACGTGCGCGACGCGCTCCGGCGCTACGAGGACGACCTGGTCGCCGAAAGCGCCGCCGCGCTCCCCGGCGAACTCGCGCCCGAGGACGACGCCGTGACGCTGGCCAAACTCGCTGAGCGTCATGGAGTCAGCGAGGCCGCCGTCGAGGCGAAGGCGTTCCCGGAGCACGAACTGGTCGGCCGGACGCTGGTGCGGCCCGACGTACTGGACGCGCTTGCCGACGAGATCGAGGCGGAGATGTCGCTCTCCGAGGCCGAGGCCGTGCTCGATGGGTACGGGATCGACGACGCGAGCGCGACGCTATCGCGACTGGGCTACCGCGTCGAGTGGGAGGGACTGGGCGGCGGGACTGTCCGCGAACGGGAGGGGTAG